Below is a window of Deltaproteobacteria bacterium DNA.
GGGCGTCGACGACTGGCAAGCAGCCGATCTTCTGGCGCACCATGCGGATCGCGACGTCGGCCGCCGACTCGTCGGCAGCGGCCGTGCTGACGTGCGATTCCATGATCTCGGCCGCGGTCGCCCAACCGAGGCCGCGGACACGCTCGCGCTCGTCGTGGAGCGCAAGCGAGCTCGGCGACGCCGCGAGCAGGTCGCGGTGGGTGACGAGCCCGACGAGCGCTTTGTGCCGATCGACGACCGGCAGGTGGCGAATACGCCGCTCGCGCATGGTCCTCCAGGCGTTCGCCAGGAGCTCCGCGGTCCGGATGCTGACCACGTCGCGGGTCATGAGGTCGCCGACCGTGACCGCGCCGCCGTACGGCGGATGAGGATGCTTCGCCGCGTCGCGCACGCCGAGGTGGAGCGCCAGCTCGTCGGCCGAGACGCGCAGCGCCGTCGGCAGCCGATCGACGTCGGGGACGAGGCTCGCGTCGGCCGTCGCCGCGATCGAGATCGTTCCGGCGTAGCTCAGGATCGCGAAGCCGAGGCCGATCCCGGCCGCGAGCGGCACGAGCGGATGGACCTCGAGAACGCGGCGGCCGAGGAGGCGACGCGGCTCGCGCGGACCGGGCACGTTCGTGCAGACCGTGTGCGCGACCGGCCACCATTGCGGCAGCCGCGACAGCATCGGCGCCAGGACCGACGGCACGATCCCCGCGATGCCGAGCGCCAGGTCGAACACCTGCCCTTGTCCGGCTTCCTTGTTGGCGCGCATCTCGGCCGCGACGATCCGCAGACGCTCGCGCGCGTCGGCGACGTCGACCGGGAGCGCCGCGAACATGCCCGACACGCGATTGCCGAGCCGCAGATGCTCGTCGTCGCGGCGGACGTTCACGGGGATGAGCGCGCGCACGCGCCGCGGCGGCTGCGTCGCCTCGACCGGCAGGAGTCGACGGAGCGCGCCCGCGATGACGGCCAGCGCCACGTCGTTCACCTTGCAGCCGGCGGCGCCGCGGATCGCGAGGAACTCGTCGAGGTCGAAGGTCGCCCACGCGATACGGCGCTCCTCGCCGAGCGGGCCGTTGAACGGGAACGGTACGAGGCGCCGGCCGACGACGTCGAGGACGGCGCCGGCTGCCGACGCCGCCGCGCGGACGCCTTCGACCGCACGGCGCGGATGCGCGACGGCGTCGAGCATCCGGCCGACGCTCGCCGCGACGCCGCGCAGCTGCCGGACGGGTTCCGGCACGTCGGCGAGCGCGGGCGGCGCCGCCCCGAGGCGTGTTTCCCATCCGTCCGCCATGACCTCCAGCACCTGCACGCCGCTCACACCGTCGACCATGCAGTGATGGACCTTGGTGAGGAGTGCGGCCCGCCCGCCGGCGAGCCCTTCGAGGAACCAGCACTCCCAGAGCGGACGGTCGGAGGGAAGCGGCCGCGCGAAGATCTCCTGGAGCGCCCGGCGCAGGGCCGCTTCGTCGCCCGGCGCGGGAACGGCGAGCCGATGGAAGTGCCGGCGCGCGTCGAACGCGGGATCGGCCTGCCAGCGCGGCGCCGCGACGTCGAGGGTGGAGCGCACCGGAACCTGCCGGTAGCGCTCGAGGGCGCCGAGCCGCTCGCCGAGCGTGGCGACGAGCTCGTCGAAAGGCGGCGTCGATTCGAGGACGGCGACCGCCCCGACGTGCAGCAGCTCGGTCGGCCGCTCGAGGTAGAGGAACGAAGCGTCGAGCGGGGTCAGCCGGTCGTCGCCCGCGCGCACCCGCGGTGTCGGCGGCGGGGCGTGGTCGGTCGGCTCGGGGCGTTCGGTGGTGGAGTGTGAAGCCATGACGATTCTCGTTGCCGATGCCCGGTGCAAGCGGCCTGCCAGCGCGGTTCGCCTGCACGGACGGGCCCCCGCTTCCGACCGCCGGGAACGCGCCCGCGGCGTCTTCGCAGGCGTGCAAAGCCGGCGCGCCGCGGCATCGCGTTCGCGCGCCGCGGCGCGCGGCACGACGCTTGCGACCCGCTCGGGGCAGGAGGTGTCGGATGAGGAGATCGACGTCGGTTCGCGAGTACATGAGCCGATTGCCCGAGGAGATCGACCGCCGCGAGACGCTCGCCGCGGCGGTCGACCGCATGGCGGCGCACGACGTACGGCACATCCCGGTCATGGACGGACCGGCGGTCTACGGCGTGCTGTCGCGCGCGGATGCGCTCGACGCGTGGCTGCGCTACGGACACCGCGCCCGCGAGGTGGCGGTCGGCGAGGTCTGCACCCGCGAGCCGCTCGAGGTCTCGCCGGTGACGCCGATCGGCGAGGTGGCGGCGCAGATGCTCGAGCGCCGGGTCACGAGCGCGCTCGTGAGCGACGGCCATGTGCTGGTCGGCATCTTCACCAGCACCGACGCGCTCCGCGTGCTCGCCGAGCAGCTGGCCCCGTAGCGACGCGCGGACGCGCCCGGAGGGGCTCAGCGCATGGACCCGAGCGGCCGCGCCGGAGGTCCGCCGGACCGCGCTCCCATGCCCTGGCTGCGGGAGACCGCCGCCAGGATCTCGGCGCGGGGACCGATCCTGGGAGCGACCTCCGGGTGGTTCAGCACGGTGGCGAGCGGACCCGCGACGTCGCTCGTACCCTCGATCAGCACCACGATCGGGACCGGCGAGCTCGCGGCGACCCGCGCGAGCACGGCGGCCGCGTCCTGCGGCGCGCCGAGGTCGGCGACGACGGCGTGCGGGTTGATCATGTCGAGGAGGTCGATCGCCTGCTTGGCGTCCCACGCGAGCGACACCGAGGTTCCTTGGCGGACGAGCGCCTGGCGGAGGCTCAGGAGCGCGTCGACGTCGGCGCCAACGGTGACGACGCGGGCCTTCGCCGGCGCGAGGGCGCCGAGCGCCGCGACGATCGCGTCGGGCACGAGCGGACGGCTCGTGGGCTCGACGCGGCCGAGCGGCAGCGCGCGATCCGCCCCACTGGCCGCCACGTAGCCGAAGATCTGCGTCGCCGCCGTGCGCACGCGGATCGCGAGGAGCGCCTTCATCGCTCCCGCGGCCGCCAGGTTCACGAGCAGGCGCCCCGGTCCGGCCGTGACGAGCTTCGCCACCGACTCGTCCGTCGGCGTCGCGATCACGAGGTCGGCGACACCCTCGGCCGCGCCGTTCCAGGCTCCCTCGTCGTCGAGCACCGCGACGATCGGCGAGACCGGCTCCGCGGCGCGCGGCGCGGCGAGGGCCGTTCCGAACCGGCTCGGCGACGCGGACGGCAGCGGCGGCCGGGGCGGTGCCGCGGGCGGCGGTGCCATGGAGCGCTGCGCCGCGGGCGGCACGCCGGCGCGCGGGCCGGTGTCGGAGGAACGTGGCGCGGCGGCCGCGTCGCGGACGGCTTCCGCCTCGGCGCGGGCCGCCTCCGCGTCGGTCCGCGCGGCTTCCGCCTCGGCGCGCGCCGCCTCGGCTTCACTCTGCGCGGCCTCAGCGGCGGCACGCGCCGACTCGACGGTCGCGATTTCGGTGCGGAGCGCCGTGGTCTCGCCCTCAAGTTCGGCGACCCGGGTCGCGAGCGCCTGCTCGCGCTCGCGGACCCCTGCGAGTGTCGTCTCGAGCCTCTCCTGAGCGGCCCGCGTTCCCGCAAGCTCGCCCGCGAGCCGATCGCGCTCACTCGCGGCGCTGCTCTCGGCCTCGCGCAGGCGACCGACGTCGCCCGCGAGCCCGTCTGCGCGCGCGGTCAGCGCGGCGACCTCGGCGCTCCGCTCGTCGCCGAGCGCCCGCAGGAACACCTCGGTCTCGGCGAGCCGGAGCGCCGTCGCCCATGCCTGGCCGCGGGTCTCCTGCAGCAGCGTCGCCGCGTCCTGCTCGCGCGTCCGCGCCGCTTCGAGCGCGTTCTTGAGCGCCTCTTCGAGATGGGTCTTGGCCGCCGCCGCCCCTTCGAGGTCGGCCGCGAGGCGATCACGCTCGGCCGAGAGCGCCGCGCCGCTCTCGCGTAGACGATCCGCGTCGGCCTCGAGCGTCTCGAGGCGCGCCGCCAGCGTCACGGCTTCGGCGACGCGCTCCTCGTGGAGCCCCGTGAGCCGCTGCTCGATCTCGACGAGGCGGGCTGCCGTCGTCCAATGGTGGGCGCGCGCCCCCGCGAGGTGCTCCTCCGCCTCGCGCTCCCGCTCGCGGCCGGCGTCGAGCGCGACCTGCAGCGCCTCCTCGAGGTGCACCTTCGCGGCGATCGCGCCTTCGAGATCGGCCGAGAGCCGATCGCACTCGGCGCCGACGCTGGCGTGCGCCTCGCGCAGCTGATCGGAAGCGACGAGGAAGGTCTCGAGCCGGGCGTTCAGGCGCACCACCTGCGCGGCGTGCTCGTCGTCGCGGAGGGCGAGCGTCGCTTCGGACTGCTCGAGACGAAGCGCCAGATCCCAGGCGTGGCCGCGCGTCTCGTGGAGGTCGGCGGCGCGTCCCCGCGTGTCGTCGAGCGCCTCCGCGAGGGCGCGCTCGAGGAGCGTCCTCCCCGCCGCGGCCCCCTCGAGGTCGGCCGTGAGCCGATCCTGCTCGGCGCGGAGGCTCGCGAGCGCCTCGCGCTGCCCGTCGAGCGCGCCGACGACCTCGCGGAGGCGGTCGTCGCGGAGTGCGACCTCGCTGACCAAGCGCTCGTCGAGCGCGCGCAGCATCGCCTCGCGTTCGGTCGCGAGCGCGGCCTGCGTTTCGGCCGCGGCGAGCGCCGTCCGCTCGCGCTCCCGGCTCTCCTCGATCGCCTGCTGAAAGGAGCGTTCGAGATGCGCCTTCGCCGCGTCCGTACCCGCGAGATCGGCGGCGAGCCGGTCGCGCGCGGCGCCGAGCGCGGACTGCGCGGCACGCTGGCGTTCGGTCTCGGCGACGAGCTCGTCGACGCGCGCGGCGAGGGTCGCGAGCTCGCCGGCGGACGCCTCCCGCAGGGCGGCGAGCTCGGTCGCCCGCTCGGCAACCCGCGCCTCGGCCGCGGCGCTCCGCTCGAGCGCCGCGTCGGCCGCCTGCCGCCGCGCCGCCGCATCGGCGAGCGCGGTCGCGAGCGCGTCGTCGACGCGCGCCTTCGCGGCCTCGGCGTCGGCGAGCTCGGCGGCGAGGTGGGCGCGCTCGGCCGCGGTCGCCGCGGCGGCATCGCGGAGCGCCGCGTGCTCCGCGCCGACACGTGCGAGCGCGGCGCGGAGCGCCGCCGTTTCACCGCTCGCCTCGTCGCGAACGCGGCCGAGCGTCCGTTCGGCGTCGGCGAGGCGCGCGGCGACGTCGTCCGCAGCGCGACCGGCAACGTCGGCGCGGGCGTGCGCCTCGTCGCGCGCCCGGAGCGCGGCGTCCGCCTCGTCGCGCAGGAGGGCGTGGTCGGCGCGCAGGGCCGCGAGCTCCACGGCCGCACGCTCTCCGCTCGACGCGACCGCGGCGAGTTCGCTCCGCGCGCCCGCGAGGTCCGCGAGGACGCGGTCGCGGCTTTCCTCGGCGGCGCGTGCGGCGTCGAGCGCTCGTTGCAGATCCTCTCCGACGCGCCCGAGGTCGTGCGACGCCGCTGCCTCGAGCGCCTCGCGGGCGCGTTGCTCGCGCGTCGCCGCCGCTTGCGCCTCGCCGAGCCGTGCACGCAACCCCTCGAGCTCCCGGGCATGCTCGACGCGGCGGCCTTCCTCCTCGTGTGCGAGACGCATCGCCGTCGCCTCGGCAGCCCGCGCCGCGTCGCGCGCGGCGGCGTCGCGCTCGGCGGCGAGGCGCGCGCTCGTCTCCTCGGCGACCCGCCGCGCTTCGCCCGCCTCGGCGAGCGCCGCCGCGAGCTCGTCCGCTCGCGCCGCGTCGGTGCGGGCCGAGGAGAGGGCGGCGGCGAGGCGCGCGTTCTCCTCGCCGGTGCTGGCGCGGAGCTCGGCGAGGGCCGCGTCGCGCATGCGGACCGCCTCGGCCTCGCGGTCGGCGAGGCGACTCTCGACGGCGGCGCGCGCGCTCCGCTCCTCGTGCGCGTGCGCCTCCGCCTCGGCGAGGCGCGCGGTCAGGGCGTGGACCTCCGCCGCCAGCGCGGCCGCCCGCGACTCGCTCTCGCTCGCGACCTCCGGGAGGCGCGCCGCCGCGCGCCGCGCATCGTCGAGCTGCTGGCCGAGCCGGGCCGCCTCGGCGAAAGCGGCGTCCCGTGCTTCCATGAGGCCGCGGATCGTATCGCGCAGCGCCCCCAGCTCGCGCTGCGCCTCCGCGCCGGTCTCGCCGAGCCGCGTCTCGAGCGCCTCCCGCGCCCGGTGCTCGTGGGCGGCGCCGGCCTCGGCCTCCGCGAGGCGCGTGTGGAGACGGTCGATCTCGGCGGTGAGCTCTCCCCAGCGCGCGGCGGCCTGCTCGATGCGCTCCGGATCCTGCGCGGCCGCGAGGCGAAGGCGCTCGACCTCGGCGCCGAGCCGCGCCGCCTCCGCGACGGCGGCCGCGCGGCCCCGCTCCGCCTCGCGCGCGGCGTCGAGGACGCGGCGCAGCTCCTGCTGCCCCGACGTGACGCCGCCGCTCAGCCGCGCCTCGAGCTCCTCGCGGGCGCGGTGCTGGTGCGCGGCGCCGGCCTCGGCCTCGGCGACGCGGGTCCGCAGGCGATCGATCTCGGCCGCGAGCTCGACGACCCGCGCGTCGACCTCCTCGCTCGTGCCCGGCGCGAGCGCCGCCCGCACCTCGGCCTGCTCGAGCGCGACCCGCAGGCGCGCCGTGTCGGCGACGGCCGTCGCCCGCGCCTCTTCCGCCTCGCGTGCCGCCTCGAGCGCACGGCGAAGCTCCTGTTGGGCCGCGGCGACGCCCTGAGCGAGCCGGGTCTCGAGCTCGTCCCGGGCGCGGTGCTCGTGCGCGGCGCCGGCTTCCGCCTCGGCCAGCCTGGCCCGCAGGCGGTCGATCTCGGCGAGGAGCGGACCGATGCGTTCGTCGCGCTGCTCGGGATCGGCGGGCCCCGGGATGCTCTCGAGGCGGGCGAGTTCGAGCTCGCTCCTGAGGCGGGTCGCCTCCGCGAGTGCCGCGAGCCGCTGGCGGTCGGCGTCGCGCGCCGCGGCGAGCGCCTGGCGCAACTCGTGCTGCCCGGCGTTCAGCCCACCCGCGAGCCGCCCTTCGAGCTCCTCGCGGGCACGCTGCTCGTGTGCCGCTCCGGCCTCCGCCTCGGCGAGCTTCGCCCGCAACCGGTCGACCTCGACCGCGAGGTCGGCGGCGCGCCCGTCGTCCTCGCGCGTCGGCGCGGACGCCTGCGCTGCCTCCATACGGGCGCGCTCGAGCTCCGCCCGCAGCCGCGCGCTCTCCGCGAGCGCCGCCATGCGGCCGTTCTCGGCCTCGCGGACCGCATCCTGCGCACGCTGCAGCTCGACGCGGCCCGCCGAGGCGCCGCCGGCGAGCCGCGCTTCGATCTCTTCCCGCGTTCGGCGCTCGCGAGCCTCGGCCGCCTCGACATCGCCGAGCCTCGCGCGCAGTCGATCGAGCTCGGCACG
It encodes the following:
- a CDS encoding wax ester/triacylglycerol synthase family O-acyltransferase, producing MASHSTTERPEPTDHAPPPTPRVRAGDDRLTPLDASFLYLERPTELLHVGAVAVLESTPPFDELVATLGERLGALERYRQVPVRSTLDVAAPRWQADPAFDARRHFHRLAVPAPGDEAALRRALQEIFARPLPSDRPLWECWFLEGLAGGRAALLTKVHHCMVDGVSGVQVLEVMADGWETRLGAAPPALADVPEPVRQLRGVAASVGRMLDAVAHPRRAVEGVRAAASAAGAVLDVVGRRLVPFPFNGPLGEERRIAWATFDLDEFLAIRGAAGCKVNDVALAVIAGALRRLLPVEATQPPRRVRALIPVNVRRDDEHLRLGNRVSGMFAALPVDVADARERLRIVAAEMRANKEAGQGQVFDLALGIAGIVPSVLAPMLSRLPQWWPVAHTVCTNVPGPREPRRLLGRRVLEVHPLVPLAAGIGLGFAILSYAGTISIAATADASLVPDVDRLPTALRVSADELALHLGVRDAAKHPHPPYGGAVTVGDLMTRDVVSIRTAELLANAWRTMRERRIRHLPVVDRHKALVGLVTHRDLLAASPSSLALHDERERVRGLGWATAAEIMESHVSTAAADESAADVAIRMVRQKIGCLPVVDARGALVGIVTEEDFLRWSATLLAGYGRPADPTEIGDQR
- a CDS encoding CBS domain-containing protein — protein: MRRSTSVREYMSRLPEEIDRRETLAAAVDRMAAHDVRHIPVMDGPAVYGVLSRADALDAWLRYGHRAREVAVGEVCTREPLEVSPVTPIGEVAAQMLERRVTSALVSDGHVLVGIFTSTDALRVLAEQLAP